A genomic window from Punica granatum isolate Tunisia-2019 chromosome 2, ASM765513v2, whole genome shotgun sequence includes:
- the LOC116195428 gene encoding aspartate aminotransferase, mitochondrial isoform X1, whose protein sequence is MAMRTAISSRILSRAALPGARSMSSWWRSVEPAPKDPILGVTEAFLADPSPDKVNVGVGAYRDDNGKPVVLECVREAERRIAGNLKMEYLPMGGSVNMVQETLKLAYGENSEFIKDKRIAAVQSLSGTGACRLFADFQKRFRPDSQIYIPVPTWANHHNIWRDAQVPQRSYHYYLPETRGLDFAALMDDVKNAPDGSFFLLHACAHNPTGVDPTEVQWREISYQFKVKGHFAFFDMAYQGFASGDPERDAKSIRIFLNDGHFIGISQSYAKNMGLYGQRVGCLSVLCEDEKQAVAVKSQLQQLARRMYSNPPLHGALIVSTILGDPDLKKLWLKEVKVMADRIIGMRTALRESLEKRGSTLSWRHITDQIGMFCYSGLTPEQVDRLTNEYHIYMTRNGRISMAGVTTGNVGYLANAIHEVTKSA, encoded by the exons ATGGCGATGCGGACGGCCATCTCCAGCAGGATCCTCTCCCGGGCCGCCCTTCCCGGAGCTCGGTCCATGTCCTCCTGGTGGCGCAGCGTCGAGCCCGCTCCCAAGGACCCGATACTCGGCGTCACTGAGGCCTTCCTCGCCGATCCCAGCCCCGATAAAGTGAATGTCGGCGTC GGGGCGTATCGAGATGATAATGGAAAGCCGGTTGTTCTCGAATGTGTTAGAGAAGCTGAAAGAAGAATCGCTGGTAACTTGAAGAT GGAATATCTCCCGATGGGCGGTAGCGTGAATATGGTGCAAGAAACACTGAAGCTAGCTTATGGGGAGAACTCCGAGTTCATCAAGGACAAAAGAATAGCAGCAGTGCAATCTCTCTCAGGGACTGGTGCATGTCGACTTTTTGCGGATTTTCAGAAGCGATTTCGTCCTGAttcccaaatatatataccaGTGCCGACCTGGGCAAA CCACCATAATATCTGGAGAGATGCTCAGGTTCCACAGCGGTCATATCATTACTATCTTCCAGAGACAAGGGGGTTAGATTTTGCGGCATTGATGGATGATGTGAAG AACGCTCCCGACGGCTCTTTCTTTTTACTGCATGCTTGTGCTCATAATCCTACTGGGGTGGATCCCACAGAAGTGCAATGGAGAGAAATCTCATATCAATTTAAG GTCAAAGGTCATTTTGCCTTTTTTGATATGGCATATCAAGGTTTTGCTAGTGGCGATCCAGAGAGAGATGCAAAGTCGATCAGAATTTTCCTCAATGACGGCCATTTTATAGGAATTTCCCAATCGTATGCCAAAAATATGGGTCTCTATGGACAGAGGGTGGGATGCCTCAG TGTGCTATGTGAAGATGAAAAGCAAGCCGTGGCAGTCAAAAGCCAATTGCAGCAGCTTGCAAGACGAATGTACAGTAACCCTCCTCTCCATGGTGCGCTCATTGTTTCCACTATTCTTGGGGATCCAGACTTGAAGAAATTGTGGCTCAAGGAAGTGAAG GTGATGGCTGATCGGATCATTGGGATGCGGACTGCCCTGAGAGAGAGCCTTGAAAAGCGGGGTTCAACCTTATCATGGCGGCACATTACTGATCAG ATTGGCATGTTCTGCTACAGCGGTTTGACTCCTGAACAAGTTGATCGCTTGACGAACGAATATCACATTTACATGACTCGTAATGGCCGTATCAG TATGGCTGGAGTCACAACAGGAAATGTCGGCTATCTAGCAAATGCGATCCATGAGGTCACAAAATCTGCTTAG
- the LOC116195428 gene encoding aspartate aminotransferase, mitochondrial isoform X2 — MSASEYLPMGGSVNMVQETLKLAYGENSEFIKDKRIAAVQSLSGTGACRLFADFQKRFRPDSQIYIPVPTWANHHNIWRDAQVPQRSYHYYLPETRGLDFAALMDDVKNAPDGSFFLLHACAHNPTGVDPTEVQWREISYQFKVKGHFAFFDMAYQGFASGDPERDAKSIRIFLNDGHFIGISQSYAKNMGLYGQRVGCLSVLCEDEKQAVAVKSQLQQLARRMYSNPPLHGALIVSTILGDPDLKKLWLKEVKVMADRIIGMRTALRESLEKRGSTLSWRHITDQIGMFCYSGLTPEQVDRLTNEYHIYMTRNGRISMAGVTTGNVGYLANAIHEVTKSA, encoded by the exons ATGTCGGCGTC GGAATATCTCCCGATGGGCGGTAGCGTGAATATGGTGCAAGAAACACTGAAGCTAGCTTATGGGGAGAACTCCGAGTTCATCAAGGACAAAAGAATAGCAGCAGTGCAATCTCTCTCAGGGACTGGTGCATGTCGACTTTTTGCGGATTTTCAGAAGCGATTTCGTCCTGAttcccaaatatatataccaGTGCCGACCTGGGCAAA CCACCATAATATCTGGAGAGATGCTCAGGTTCCACAGCGGTCATATCATTACTATCTTCCAGAGACAAGGGGGTTAGATTTTGCGGCATTGATGGATGATGTGAAG AACGCTCCCGACGGCTCTTTCTTTTTACTGCATGCTTGTGCTCATAATCCTACTGGGGTGGATCCCACAGAAGTGCAATGGAGAGAAATCTCATATCAATTTAAG GTCAAAGGTCATTTTGCCTTTTTTGATATGGCATATCAAGGTTTTGCTAGTGGCGATCCAGAGAGAGATGCAAAGTCGATCAGAATTTTCCTCAATGACGGCCATTTTATAGGAATTTCCCAATCGTATGCCAAAAATATGGGTCTCTATGGACAGAGGGTGGGATGCCTCAG TGTGCTATGTGAAGATGAAAAGCAAGCCGTGGCAGTCAAAAGCCAATTGCAGCAGCTTGCAAGACGAATGTACAGTAACCCTCCTCTCCATGGTGCGCTCATTGTTTCCACTATTCTTGGGGATCCAGACTTGAAGAAATTGTGGCTCAAGGAAGTGAAG GTGATGGCTGATCGGATCATTGGGATGCGGACTGCCCTGAGAGAGAGCCTTGAAAAGCGGGGTTCAACCTTATCATGGCGGCACATTACTGATCAG ATTGGCATGTTCTGCTACAGCGGTTTGACTCCTGAACAAGTTGATCGCTTGACGAACGAATATCACATTTACATGACTCGTAATGGCCGTATCAG TATGGCTGGAGTCACAACAGGAAATGTCGGCTATCTAGCAAATGCGATCCATGAGGTCACAAAATCTGCTTAG
- the LOC116195429 gene encoding shaggy-related protein kinase eta-like, which yields MASMPLGPHHHHHHQAAPPPHLGAQPDASRRPDPMQTDKEMSQTVIESNNAVTGQIISTTIGGKNGEPKQTISYMAERVVGNGSFGIVFLAKCLETGETFAIKKVLQDRRYKNRELQLLRLMDHPNVVSLKHCFFSTTSNDELFLNLVMEYVPETMYGVLKHYNSMNQRMPLIYVKLYTYQIFRGLAYIHTVPGVCHRDLKPQNLLVDPLTHQVKICDFGSAKVLVKGEANISYICSRYYRAPELIFGATEYTTSIDIWSAGCVLAELLLGQPLFPGENAVDQLVEIIKVLGTPTREEIRCMNPNYTDFRFPQIKAHPWHKIFHKRMPPEAIDLASRLLQYSPSLRCTALEACAHPFFDELREPNVRLPNGRPLPPLFNFKQDLTGAHPELINRLIPEHLRRMNGFPHPVGT from the exons gAAATGTCTCAAACTGTTATTGAGAGCAATAATGCTGTCACTGGTCAGATTATCTCGACTACTATTGGAGGAAAAAACGGAGAACCCAAACAG ACCATCAGTTACATGGCAGAGCGCGTTGTCGGGAATGGATCATTTGGAATTGTGTTTCTG GCAAAATGCTTGGAAACTGGAGAGACATTTGCTATAAAAAAGGTCCTTCAGGATAGACGGTACAAAAACCGTGAGCTGCAATTATTGCGCCTGATGGATCACCCTAATGTGGTTAGCCTGAAGCACTGCTTCTTCTCTACAACAAGTAATGATGAGCTGTTTCTGAACTTAGTGATGGAATATGTCCCGGAAACTATGTATGGCGTTCTGAAGCATTACAATAGTATGAACCAGAGGATGCCTCTGATATATGTCAAGCTTTACACATACCAA ATCTTTCGAGGACTCGCTTACATCCATACTGTTCCTGGAGTTTGTCATAGGGATTTGAAGCCACAAAACCTTTTG GTCGACCCCCTCACCCACCAGGTCAAGATTTGTGACTTTGGAAGTGCAAAGGTTTTG GTCAAGGGGGAGGCAAACATCTCCTACATATGTTCCCGTTACTACAGGGCACCAGAGCTCATATTTGGTGCCACAGAGTATACAACGTCGATCGATATCTGGTCCGCTGGTTGTGTTCTTGCCGAACTTCTTTTGGGTCAG CCActgtttcctggagaaaatgCAGTGGACCAGCTCGTGGAGATCATCAAG GTTCTTGGTACCCCAACTCGAGAAGAAATTCGATGCATGAATCCGAATTATACCGATTTCAGATTTCCTCAGATAAAAGCTCATCCTTGGCACAAA ATATTCCACAAAAGGATGCCTCCTGAAGCGATTGACCTTGCATCAAGGCTTCTTCAGTATTCTCCAAGTCTTCGCTGCACTGCT CTTGAAGCATGCGCACATCCTTTCTTTGATGAGCTTCGTGAACCCAATGTGCGCCTTCCAAATGGTCGCCCATTGCCCCCCTTATTCAACTTTAAGCAAGAT TTAACTGGGGCTCACCCAGAATTGATCAACAGACTGATACCCGAGCATTTGCGGCGGATGAATGGCTTCCCGCATCCAGTTGGTACTTGA